The DNA segment AGTCATCGACCACCACTTCAAGTGGTGGTTTGATAATAGCCCTATAAGGGCTTTATTACTTGCACGCCTAAAAGGCGGGTATCACAAGCACTATTACCATCTGCCTCTATAAGAGGCTCTTATCTCCTTGTTTCTTCTTGCATAGCTTCGTTTTGTTGCTCTTGAATATACCTTTTTATAGCATCTTCAGTGATGTTTCCTATTGTTGATACATAATATCCTCTTGCCCAAAACGATCTGCTCCACTTACTTCCTTGATTAGGATGTTTGTCAAATATCATTAATGCACTTTTTCCCTTTAAATACCCTACAAATTCTGAAACACTAAATTTGGGTGGTATACTTACACACAAATGCACGTGGTCTTGACATACTGCTCCTTCTATTATTTCTACATTTTTGTATTCACACAACTTTTTAAGTATTTCTCTCACATCTGCTTTGACTTGTCCATACATCACTTTTCGTCTGTATTTTGGAATAAATACGATATGATATTG comes from the Abyssisolibacter fermentans genome and includes:
- the tnpA gene encoding IS200/IS605 family transposase, which translates into the protein MDNSSLSHTRWKCQYHIVFIPKYRRKVMYGQVKADVREILKKLCEYKNVEIIEGAVCQDHVHLCVSIPPKFSVSEFVGYLKGKSALMIFDKHPNQGSKWSRSFWARGYYVSTIGNITEDAIKRYIQEQQNEAMQEETRR